A stretch of the Jeotgalibacillus haloalkalitolerans genome encodes the following:
- a CDS encoding TVP38/TMEM64 family protein, with the protein MEELAEVQHLIEESGWLGPALFILLHLVRPLLFLPVILVCVAGGLLFGFIEGAILSFIGLTLMSFVSYVLIYRFPTFKQKLSRLKDKVLPDRHLSMGQIMVLRIMPFVHFHLLSFYLMEMTDTRKEYMIYSMIGVIAPAVIYTAFGGAIHELPWYGTAILFILLLLVYKVIGKMHNDKMDTIT; encoded by the coding sequence TTGGAAGAACTGGCGGAAGTTCAACATTTAATAGAAGAGTCAGGCTGGCTTGGTCCTGCACTGTTTATATTGCTTCATCTTGTCAGACCACTGCTGTTTTTACCAGTGATTCTGGTATGTGTAGCGGGTGGCCTGCTGTTTGGCTTTATAGAAGGCGCGATCCTTTCGTTTATTGGGCTCACATTAATGAGCTTTGTTTCATATGTATTGATCTATCGGTTTCCGACCTTCAAACAAAAGCTTTCAAGGCTGAAAGATAAAGTGCTGCCGGACCGTCATTTGTCGATGGGACAAATTATGGTGCTTCGTATTATGCCATTTGTTCACTTTCATCTGCTGTCATTTTACTTAATGGAAATGACGGATACACGGAAGGAATATATGATCTATTCAATGATTGGTGTGATTGCGCCTGCAGTGATTTACACTGCATTTGGGGGTGCGATTCATGAGCTGCCGTGGTATGGAACAGCCATTCTTTTTATTTTACTACTCCTGGTCTACAAAGTGATTGGTAAGATGCATAACGACAAAATGGATACGATCACCTGA
- a CDS encoding DUF429 domain-containing protein — protein sequence MIIIGIDLSGPANYQDTVATAFYMKNDGLTLKKSITHASDQDILNLVQACSAETEVIIGIDAPLSYQDGGGDRPHDKALRSVLKAGGLNGSSIMTPTMTRMVYITLRGIQLTRMLQSLNQKIKIVEVHPGAAIGLRMGDPDPALHYKKDPVMRAKVFTWLKEQGMTGLTDEVAETTHSIDACGAALAVWHYAASDKQPVWTYEKTSAAHPFVMCC from the coding sequence ATGATCATCATTGGAATAGACTTATCAGGTCCAGCTAACTACCAGGATACAGTGGCCACAGCTTTTTATATGAAGAACGATGGTCTGACCCTAAAAAAATCAATCACGCATGCCTCAGATCAGGATATTCTGAATCTGGTGCAGGCTTGTTCAGCTGAAACAGAAGTTATCATCGGAATTGATGCACCTCTTTCTTATCAGGATGGCGGCGGTGACCGTCCTCATGATAAAGCACTCAGAAGCGTCTTAAAAGCAGGCGGTTTAAACGGCAGCTCCATTATGACGCCTACCATGACCAGAATGGTATATATTACACTGAGAGGCATTCAGCTGACGAGAATGTTGCAAAGCTTAAATCAGAAGATTAAAATTGTAGAGGTTCACCCCGGGGCCGCGATCGGGTTGCGGATGGGTGATCCGGATCCTGCACTTCACTATAAAAAGGACCCGGTCATGAGAGCAAAAGTCTTTACCTGGCTAAAAGAGCAGGGGATGACTGGTCTTACAGACGAAGTAGCAGAAACGACACACTCCATTGACGCATGCGGTGCTGCGCTTGCAGTGTGGCATTATGCAGCTTCTGATAAACAACCAGTATGGACTTATGAAAAGACTTCAGCAGCACACCCCTTTGTGATGTGCTGCTGA
- a CDS encoding MFS transporter codes for MKIWYLIIALFLISINLRPAITSVAPLLDTIQQDLGMSGTTAGLLTTLPVLCMGIFAPLATKISERVGLERGIFYSLVLITIATALRGFFGTVPLLIVTAFLAGVGIGVAGPLVSGFIKQYFPTKPGVVGVYTVSMAIGAGSATGISAPIYESIGNWEPALAIWAVLGLAAMIVWIRFPGKKQSGLPEKTPLPWTSGRAWLILLFFGLMSSIFYSVTAWGAPIIQSMGYNSVVAGSMLTAFVLIQIPSSFIIPSLVARFGYVFPTLLGCTVIELSGVILLISDGHPLIAMLLIGLGAGGLFPLALMLPIIETNSYQKASAWAAMSQGGGYVISALGPLGVGAVYDVTGSYINALYGMTAIICMMGVLQVMLWVTAESTRLKKQR; via the coding sequence ATGAAAATCTGGTATTTAATTATTGCATTATTTCTTATATCTATTAACCTCAGACCGGCGATTACTTCAGTGGCGCCGCTTTTGGATACGATTCAGCAGGACCTGGGTATGAGTGGAACAACAGCGGGACTCCTGACCACGCTGCCTGTTCTGTGTATGGGGATTTTCGCTCCACTCGCCACTAAAATTAGCGAGCGGGTGGGGCTTGAACGCGGAATTTTTTATTCTCTCGTATTGATTACGATTGCCACTGCATTAAGAGGTTTTTTTGGTACGGTTCCTTTATTAATTGTCACAGCATTTTTAGCCGGTGTCGGTATTGGTGTGGCAGGTCCACTGGTGTCGGGCTTTATCAAACAGTATTTTCCAACGAAGCCGGGAGTAGTCGGTGTTTATACAGTTTCTATGGCGATTGGTGCAGGAAGTGCCACAGGTATATCAGCACCTATTTACGAATCAATCGGCAACTGGGAGCCGGCCCTCGCGATCTGGGCAGTGCTTGGTCTGGCTGCAATGATTGTGTGGATCAGATTCCCCGGGAAAAAACAGTCCGGCCTGCCTGAAAAAACACCATTGCCATGGACAAGTGGCAGAGCATGGCTGATTTTATTGTTTTTCGGATTAATGTCGAGTATTTTCTATTCTGTCACAGCATGGGGCGCTCCGATTATTCAGAGTATGGGGTATAACTCAGTTGTTGCAGGTTCAATGTTAACTGCATTCGTCTTAATTCAGATTCCTTCTTCTTTTATCATTCCAAGTCTTGTTGCCAGGTTTGGTTATGTATTTCCAACACTGCTTGGCTGCACAGTCATTGAGCTTTCAGGCGTGATCCTGCTGATTTCAGACGGACACCCGCTGATTGCCATGCTATTAATCGGACTTGGAGCAGGAGGTCTGTTTCCGCTGGCGCTGATGCTCCCAATTATCGAAACGAATTCTTATCAGAAAGCGAGCGCATGGGCGGCCATGTCACAGGGTGGCGGTTATGTCATTTCTGCACTCGGTCCGCTCGGAGTTGGTGCAGTATACGATGTCACAGGGAGCTATATTAACGCGCTTTATGGAATGACCGCGATCATCTGTATGATGGGCGTGCTTCAGGTCATGCTATGGGTAACAGCTGAAAGCACCAGGTTAAAGAAACAGCGTTGA
- a CDS encoding thioredoxin family protein → MRAYTDIRSDEELDHMMNQPLSVVYISRNGCSVCHALLPKIQQVMETYPGVEFGHITADDYEEVAGKLSIFTVPVVLIFSEGKELLRDARFIRIDEFRESLDKMTVLLER, encoded by the coding sequence ATGAGAGCATATACTGATATCCGTTCAGATGAAGAGCTGGATCATATGATGAATCAACCGTTAAGTGTTGTCTATATCTCAAGAAATGGCTGCAGTGTCTGTCATGCGCTCCTTCCAAAAATCCAGCAGGTAATGGAAACGTATCCCGGGGTTGAATTCGGTCACATTACTGCAGATGATTATGAAGAGGTTGCAGGGAAACTGTCGATTTTCACTGTGCCGGTTGTGCTGATCTTTTCTGAAGGAAAAGAGCTATTAAGAGATGCCCGTTTTATCCGGATTGATGAGTTCAGGGAATCATTAGATAAAATGACTGTTCTTCTCGAACGGTAA
- a CDS encoding ABC transporter ATP-binding protein codes for MTKDTKAAIQFSHVNYQSGDTKILHDITGWFPKNRITTLVGPSGAGKTTLFRLCNGLISPDSGEIYIDDQKISSYNPVELRRKVGIALQTAVMVPGTVRKNMALPFELQGKELPEETAEEMIKLVGLDKSYLDRDAKDLSGGQRQKVSIARTLVMKPEILLLDEITSSLDRVSQQEIEELIVRINHTYQTTIMWITHNLKQALSIGEYTWVMMDGELVETGESSLLKDPQNKRVQTFVKGEAE; via the coding sequence ATGACAAAGGATACGAAGGCTGCGATACAGTTCAGCCATGTCAATTATCAATCAGGCGATACAAAAATATTACATGATATCACCGGCTGGTTCCCTAAGAACAGAATCACAACACTTGTAGGACCATCCGGAGCGGGTAAAACGACGCTTTTCAGACTATGTAACGGGCTTATTTCCCCGGACTCAGGTGAGATCTATATAGATGATCAGAAAATTTCGTCGTACAATCCGGTGGAACTCAGAAGAAAGGTAGGAATTGCGCTGCAAACTGCTGTCATGGTGCCGGGCACCGTGCGTAAAAATATGGCGCTGCCTTTTGAGCTTCAGGGAAAAGAACTGCCTGAGGAAACAGCGGAAGAGATGATCAAACTGGTCGGACTTGATAAAAGCTATCTTGACCGTGATGCAAAGGATCTATCGGGTGGACAGCGTCAGAAGGTTTCGATTGCCCGGACACTTGTAATGAAGCCTGAAATCCTGCTGCTGGATGAAATTACGTCATCACTTGACCGCGTATCACAGCAGGAAATCGAAGAATTAATCGTCAGAATCAATCACACCTATCAAACGACAATTATGTGGATAACACATAATCTGAAACAGGCACTATCCATCGGTGAATACACGTGGGTCATGATGGATGGAGAGCTTGTGGAAACAGGTGAAAGCAGTCTGCTGAAAGATCCGCAGAACAAGAGAGTTCAGACCTTTGTAAAGGGGGAAGCAGAATGA